GCAATGCGGGCAGTGTGCAAGTCACCGGCGGCTCGGTCAGCACCACAGGCAGTGCCGCACATGGTATCACCGCCATCAACGGCGGCATGCTTTCTGCCACCGGCACCGCGATTGGGGTCAGCGGCGCCGGCTCGGCAGCGATCTACCTTGCAGGCAGCACTCCGAGCACTGTGTCGGTTGTTGGCGGCAGCTTGAGCGCCGCCAGCGGTGCGATCGTCTTGGCTGAAGGCGGCACCGGCACCGTCTCGATCAACGGCGGCACTGCGATCAGCCCGGCGGTCGTGAACGACCGGCCATTGCTGGCGCGCGTGACCGAGGATGCTGCGGGCAATCCGGCTAACCTGACGCTGAACATCGATGGCATACCGGCGCTCACCGGCGACATCGTCGTCGATCCTTCGACCCTCGTCTACAACCTCAGCAACAGTCGCTGGGCGGGCAATCTGGCGCTGATTGGCTCGGGCAATACCGCTAGCGTTAGCCTGACTGCGTCGCAATGGACGGGTGACCTGCTGGCCGATGTTGGCAATACCGCTGGCGTTGCGCTGGCGCAGGGCAGCCTCTGGACCGGCTTGGCTCGGAACGCAACCCAGATCGCGATCGATGGCAGCAGCGCCTGGCATGTGACAGGGGATTCCAACGCAACTGGCACGGTGACCAATGCCGGCCTGATCCAGTTTCTGGCACGGCCGGGAGCCTACAGCACGCTGACGGCTGGCAGCTACACCGGCAGCGCCGGAAGCCGCATCGGCTTCAATACCTTTCTTGGCGCAGACAACTCGCCGACCAATCTGCTGGTGATCGATGGCGGCCGAGCCAGCGGCACAACCTCGGTGCTGGTCAACAATGCCGGCGGCCCCGGCGCGCAAACTGTGGCAGATGGCATTCGTCTGGTGCAGGTGACCGGCGGCGGCACCACTGCGACCGACGCCTTCACGCTCGGCCATCGAGTCGCCGCTGGTGCCTATGAGTATCAGCTCTTCCGTGGCGGCAGCACCAGCGCCGATGACTGGTTCCTGCGCTCCTACCTCATCGACACGCCGACAACGCCGAGCGTGCCGGAAACGCCAGAAACGCCGAACGCTCCCGCAATCCCGCTCTACCGGCCGGAGGTGGCGCTCTATGCGCCCATTCCCGCAATCGGCAGGCAAATGGCGCTCACGACCCTCGGCACACTGCATGAGCGCGTTGGCGAGGAGGAAAATATCCGTGCCCTGACCGGCAGCGGTTACGTCAATGGCGTCTGGGCCCGCGCCATTGGCGAACGCACCCGCAGCCGCTGGGATGGCACCGTCGACAGCTCCGCCAACGGCAATCTCATTGGCGTGCAAGCTGGCATCGATATCGTCCGTACCGATCCCTATGCCGGCGGCCATCGCGACCATCTCGGCGTCTACGGCGCCTATACCGATTACAGCGCGCCCTCAGTTTCCGGCTTCGCCCTCGGTGTTCAGAATCTCCGTGTTGGTCGGCTTTCGATGGCAGGATATTCGGCTGGCGCCTACTGGACCCATTTCGGGCCCAGCGGCTGGTATGTCGACGCCGTGTTCCAGGGCACCTCATACGACATCAACGCGCGCTCGGACTACGGTGCCGGCCTGTCCACGAAGGCCACCGGCTATACCGCTTCGCTTGAGGCTGGCTACCCAATCCGCTTCGGTGAAGGCAACCGTTGGCAGATCGAGCCGCAGGCGCAGATCGTCTCCCAAACGATCTCGGTGGATCGCTCCAGCGACACCTATTCAGGTGTGAACTGGAGCGAGGGCAACGCCTGGACGGGACGGCTCGGAGCCCGGCTGCAGTATACCAATCGGGACGCGCAAGGCACTCTCTGGCAGCCCTATGCGCGGATCAATCTTTGGCACGCCTTCTCCGGCAACGACAGCGCGATGTTCGGTCAGTCCTCGCCCGCCATCGAGACTCGCTTCGGCGGTACGGCGCTCGAGGTTGGCGGTGGCATCACTGCGCGCGTCAATCAGAACATGAGTCTCTACGGGCAAGGCAGTTACCGCTGGTCGCTCGACGATGGCCGTAGCAAACAGACCGCCGCCGCCGGTACTTTCGGCGTCCGGTTCAACTGGTGATCGTCGGGTTCAACTCTGCTCGCTAGCGTTTGGACGCGTGCAAGCGTGGCGGTGAAGGCTACCTGAGTCTCTCAACTTAGCTGCGGATCACAGCGGGCAAGGGGCAGAGGATCACTCGTTTCGCTTCGGTGGAGCATTTTCATTTATTCAGTCAGTGAACGATCGCCACCGAACCCCGATATCGCCCAATACAGGGGCGGGCGTCCCTATTGTCGTCTAGCTTGGGTTTGAGCCAACCCTGCAGCTTGAGCAGCGGAAAATCATTCGCACGTTGGGAAGCACGCGCGACTGATCATGTCGAGCAGCACTTCACCGGGATGCCAGAGATCGTTGCTTCGTCTCGCGAAATAACTTGCCGCATTCTCCCGCTTTCTGCCGCTCCGGATGGGCATCATATCGCGCCCGCATTATCAGTGTTTCGGTCCGCTTACCTTGGTGCCGACGTTTCCCCATAGCGGCCGTGGGAATCATTGCGCTCGAGCATGAGGCGCGCGGATTTGGTCCATATCGCGATCAATCGATCACGTCGGATCGCTGAGCTCCTCAAATTCTCTGAAATGGCAAGGCCGCGGATGAAATACTGCGTTAGTGCCATAACGTCTTGGAATGCTTCGGAATCGCTCCATTCGCGAAACAGCTTCTCATGGACACGGTCACTGTCTCGCCGCGCCCTCCGCTCAGCGGTCAGAAGAACGCGCTTGAGATGAGGGTCCGTTCGCGCAACAGCCCATAGCTCCAGTTCAGCCAAGTAAGCCGGCTGCCGGGCGGCGTAAGCCAGCGCTTGCATGACGCGCTCAAGCGGATCTTCGATGCCCTGAGATTTCTGACGCGATGCGCCCACCGCCAGTTCATTTCGCGCCACCAGTTCGGTCACCGTAGCTGCCAGCAACTCGGCATGACTCGGAAAGTGATGGAGCAGGGCGCCGCGGCTGACCGCTGCGCGATGTTGGACCGCGAGTGTGGTGGTGCCGGCTACGCCGAACTCGATGAGGCACTCCACGGCTGCATTCAGCAGTCTCTTGCGAGTTTGCTGACCCGCCGATTCGAGATTTTGCGAGTGCAGTTTGGCAGACATCTGATGTTCCATTGGACCGTCACCGTTGACGGTAGCAGGATGCATGCTACAGTCAATGCTGACTGTCTGTCATTCAATGGGGGAATTTCATGCCGAAGTTTTCGACGCTGTCGATTGAAGCCGACGAGAACGCGCCTCGGGTGGCGCGGCTGCTCCTGAACCGTCCCGAGCGGCTCAATGCGATCAATGATGAAACGCCTGAAGAGATACAGCGAGCCGTGAAATGGGCGGAGAAGAACGATGATATTCACGTCATTGTTGTTGAAGGCGCGGGTAAGGGATTTTGCGGCGGCTATGACCTCGCCCACTACGCTGAGCGTAAGAAGGGACATCCTAACCAGCAGGAGAACCATCCTTGGGATCCGATGGTCGACTATGCCTCGATGAAGGAGAACACAGAGCAATTCATGAGCCTGTGGCGCTGCTCGAAGCCAACCATTGCGAAGGTTCACGGGCACGCCGTTGCCGGTGGAAGCGACATCGCGTTGAGCTGCGACATGCTCATCATGGCTGAAGATGCCAAAATTGGTTACATGCCCACACGCGTATGGGGCTGCCCGACGACGGCGATGTGGACTTTCAGGCTTGGACCTACACGTGCCAAGCAGCTCATGTTTACTGGCGATATGATCGACGGCCGGCGCGCCGCCGACTGGGGGCTGGCCAACGAGGCCGTTCCGATTGCTGAGCTGGAAGAGGCGACGATGCGCCTGGCTAACCGCATTGCCGGTGTCCCCAAGAGTCACCTGGCCATGCACAAGCTGGTTGTGAATCAGGTGATGCTCAACATGGGCCTCGAGCAGACTCAGTCGCTTGCCACTATCATGGACGGCATTTCGCGCCACAACCCCGAGGGCCTTTGGTTCCGACGCTACGCGCAGACGTACGGATTCAAGGCGGCGATTGAGTGGCGCGATAGCGGCCGCCCGATTCCAGAGGGAGAGGAAGCGCGCGAGCAAGTTCGCCAGATGAACAATGACATCTGAGATTTCGGCGTAACTGGTGCTTGATGCAAGGTCTTCCGACAAGGCGTAGCGCAACGACTCGGTAATCACCACGTGCATCCGCAGCGGAATGGGATGGATAAAACGCGATGAGATTGGGATGAATCGTCCCACCGCTTTAGCTTATTGTTTAAGCATGATCTCTTTGGAAAGCCGCTGCGCACTTCTCCGGATCATGCTTTAGCCGCCCTTGTTTCCATCACTGGAAACGTCCCAGATATCCTCCGCGTATTCGCGGATTGTGCGGTCGGCCGAAAACCATCCCATGCGTGCGACGTTAAGAATGGCCATTGCGTGCCATTGAGGTGTCCCCCAAACGCGATCAATGCGCCGCTGTGCATCGAAATAGGCATCGAAGTCTGCGGACACCATGTAGTAATCAAGGTGGCGCAGAGCGTGAGTAATGGGCGCGAACCGGGATGGATCGTCGGGAGAGAATTCGCCGGCATCGAGCGCATCGATGGCACCGCTCAAAGCTGCCGAATGACGAATGGTGTCGGTCGCATCCAGTCCGAGACCGCGACGCTTGACGACTTCATTGGCAGTCATGCCAAAGATGAAGATGTTTTCTTCGCCGACATGATCGCGAATCTCGATGTTGGCGCCATCCAGCGTTCCGATGGTCAGTGCGCCATTCAGGGCAAGTTTCATATTGCCGGTTCCGGACGCTTCCATGCCTGCTGTGGAAATCTGTTCGGATAGATCGCAGGCCGGAATCAGCACCTCTGCAGCGCTGACATTGTAGTTCGGAATGAAAACGACCTTGAGCAGATCGCGGATCGAACGATCGGCATTGATCCGCTGAGCGATATCGTTGATCAGTTTAATGATCAGTTTGGCCTGGTGATAGCTCGCGGCCGCCTTTCCACCGAAGATCTTGACCCGTGGTGTCCAGTCGCGCTGCGGTTCGTTGCGGATCGCCTGATAGAGCGCAATGGTCTCCAAAGCGTTCAGAAGCTGGCGCTTGTATTCGTGGATGCGCTTGATCTGGATGTCGAACATCGCCGACGGATCGAGATTGATGCTCAGCCTATCCGCGATTGATGCCGCCAGCCGTATTTTGTTCTGGCGCTTGATCTGCGCAAAGCGGTCTTGGAACGATCGTGTCTCGGAAAAGCGTTCCAGTTGACGTGCTGCGAACGGGTCGTCGAGCACGATCGGTCCGCATGTTTCCTTGACGAGATCGGTCAAGCCTGGATTACATTGATGCAGCCAACGACGAAAGGTAATGCCGTTGGTCTTGTTGGTGATTCTGTTCGGATACAGCGTGTTTAGGTCGGCGAATACCGTCTTCTGCATCAGTTCGGAATGCATTTCCGACACGCCGTTGATCCGGTGTGAGCCGATGAAGGCGAGGTGTCCCATCCGAACGCGGCGGCCACCAGTTTCGTCAATGAGCGATACCGACGCGATGTACCGGCTGTCATCCGGCCTCCGCATTTCGGCGGCGAGGAGATTGTCCACGTTCAGGCGATAGATGATCTCCAGATGACGCGGGAGCGTACGTTCGAACAGCTCGATCGGCCACGACTCCAACGCCTCGGGCAGCAAGGTGTGATTGGTATAAGAAATGGCTCGGCGAGAGATATCGCGGGCTTCACTCCAACTGACGTTATACTTGTCGATCAGCAGACGGATGAGTTCGGGAACGGCGAGCGCAGGATGCGTGTCGTTAAGCTGGATTGCCGCCTTCGAGGCGAGAGTTCGAATGCTTCCGTCGGTGCGGAGATGGTTCTCGATGATGTCTTGCAGCGAAGCCGAAACAAAGAAATATTCCTGCCGCAGCCGCAGTTCCTTGCCGGCAGCGGTTTCATCGCTCGGATAGAGGAACTTCGAGATCGCTTCCGCCCGCGCCATCTCAGACATGGCGCCGAGATGGTCGCCGCGATTGAAGGTATCGAGCTGCATCGGATCGACGGCCCGGGCCGACCATAGGCGCAGAGCGTTGACGTGCTTGCCGCGCCAACCGACGATCGGCGTATCGTAGGCTACTGCTTGCAGCGTCTCTGCCGGCACCCATTCGATTCGCTGGTGGCCACTCCGTTGCTCGATGCGGCGGATGTGTCCGCCATAGTGGATATTGTAGACCGTGTCCGGTCGTTCAAATTCCCATGGGTTGCCAGAATTCAACCATTGCTCGGGAAACTCTTCTTGCCAACCTTGCGAAATCAGTTGCCGGAACAAACCGTGTTCGTAGCGGATCCCATAACCTTGTGCAGGAATGGCAAGGCTCGCCATGCTTTCCATGAAGCACGCAGCAAGGCGACCAAGCCCGCCATTGCCAAGGGCGGCATCCGGCTCGACGGTCTTCAACGTAGCAAGGTCAATGCCAAGCGTTCTGAGTGCGCTGTCGAAGGCTGGCATCAGTTCCAGGTTGCTCAGCGCATCGGTGAACAATCGCCCGATCAGGAACTCGAGTGAAAGATAATAGACGCGCTTCTTCCCTTCGCGGCGGGTCTCGCGATCCGACTGCAGCCAGCGATGAACGATGCGATCGCGTAGCGTCAAGACCGTGGCCACGTACCAATCGTGCTTGGTAGCCCGTTCCGGCTCTCGGCCGACCATCAGCGCGAGCTTGGACAGTATTGCTCCACGAATTTCAGCAACGTCTCGCGCAAGAGGTGTTGCTTGTACGACAGCATGTTGAACAAGGCGGTTGGTCGTCATGCGCTGACCCTCGCAGGCAGGCCGCTCAAATGAGCGAAGCCATGCGGCCGGGCCGGACAATCTGTCGAAGTGCTTCCGACGTCATGATTGTTGCCGGTACATGGCGGATCAACTGACTAACGCCGACTCGCCCGATTGGGTCAATTGTGACGGTCGCGTTCAGGGTTCCCGGTTCCAGCCAACGTGTCCCACCTTGGGTCAACGGCGAGAAAAAACGCAGCGCCATAATCGTCAGTGCCTGCTTCCGGAAACGGCGCGTAAAAGCAACGACATGCTCGGCGCCAGGGCCGTCCACAGAGTGAGGAATGTACTCGCCCCTCGCAAAGAGGTCGGGATACTGCTGCCGCAGAGTCAGCAGATGCCGTGTCCACAGGAGTTTGATCTGGCCGCTGCTCCAGTTCCGCGTCGCAGCCGCGAGGTCGGCTGGCGGAGCGGCGAAGGCCGCCCGCCGCGATCCAAAGTCGACGGGTCGCCGGTTGTCAGGGTCGACCAGCGACAAATCCCAGAACTCGGCCCCCTGGTAGAAGTCAGGAACGCCGGGCAGCGTCGCTTTCAAGGTGAGCTGGCTAAGGCTGTTCAGCGCGCCGATCAGTGCGACCCGCTTGAGGAATGCCATGAACGAATCCAAGTACTCGGCGGCGCGCCTCGGATCGAGAATGTTGTCGATGAAAGTCTTGAGGCCCCGTTCGTAGTCTGCGTTGGGATTGAGCCAGCTCGTCTGCAGTTTGGCCTCACGGACCGCCTTCTGGGCGTACGCCTGGAAACGTGCAACGAAATCCTGATCCGGGCCTTCCAACGGCATCGCGCCAACGAGGGCTTGATACAGCATATACTCGTCGACAATCGATGGGCTGCGATGCGGGCCCACATCCGTCACGAAGCGTGCGTTGAACAACTTCCATCGTCCGACCGCTGCAGTCCATTCGCCGGAGAGTTCGGCCAGTGCAATGATGCGCATGCGGGCATCTTCGCCGCGCTTGGTATCATGCGTTGCCGTAGCCGTCATGCCGTGCGGCCACTGTTGGCTTCGCGCGATCAGCCGATGATGGAAATCGAGGATCGGCAGCGAGGACGCTGCGGGATCGCCACCGACTTCGTTCAGCGCGAGCAGCCGTGGATAACGGTAGAATGCGGTGTCTTCCAGCGCCTTGGCGATCAAAGGTGGCGTGAACTGCTGCATCTTAAAAGCAAAACGACGAACACGCGACCGGCTATGGGGTGCGCGTCCGGGCTGCAGAAGATCAAGTGTCAACGCGTCATGCAGGAAATCGAAGACGCCCGCATCGGCGTTGAACCAGTCGGCCTGTGCCTTGCGGATCGTCGCACGGATCAATGCGCGGTCGGCGGCGGACGGGCCTTTGGCTGTGATGTAGGTACGGTACACGGGAAAATGGATGACGTAGAGGGTCAGCGCCTGCCGCAAACTATCTTCAGAGTAGTCGCGGGTGGTGTAATGGCCCGCGGCGATCCGTGCGAGCAGGCGGGTGAGAACGGTAAACTCGCTTGCGAGCATCGTTTCGAGCACGCGTCGTTTTGCGGCTGCCAGCACGGGCGCAAAGGCAGGGGCCGAGTTGCTGGCTTGCCGCCAGATGTCGTCCAGCGCCTTGAGCCCGTGCGGTTCCACCAGGGTCTGCGTGATCGTGTTCAGCCATTCGTATCCCGTGGTCCCGTCGGCAGCGGCGAACGGCTGTAGCGTTTCGTGATGACCGACGATCTTCTCGACCACGAGATAGAAGGGGCGCGGTCTCGGCGCCTGGGCGTCCGCAATCAGCCGGCGAATGCGTTGAAGATACTGCGTCGGGTCGAGCAGACCATCGATGTGATCGATCCTCAGCCCTTGGATCTTATCTTCGGCAATCAGCCTGCGGACCAGTGTATGGACGCGGTTGAAGGTAGGACGATCCTCGACCCGCAATCCCGCCAAGCCATTGATGTCGAAGAAGCGCCGGAAGTTGATTTCGCTGCTGGCAAGACGCCAGTGGGACAGGCGATAGTGCTGCCGCTCCAGCACATGATGAAGAGCGAGCACTTGCGGCATGCCGGCGGTCGCGCGAAAGGCTTCCAAGCCGCGGGCGATGAGTTTGGCCGCGCCTGGAATCTCGGCAAGCTGTTGCTTCAAAAGCTGCACTTGCCGACGCTCTGGATGCTTCTTTCCGCCGAACGCTGCGGCGAGCGAAAGCAACCCTCGGCCTGTATCACTCGTGTTCTCTTCCGCGTGAGCGACTATCATGCGTAAGAGATCGCCGTATCGCTCGGGGGCGATTGGCAGCCGGTTTTCATAATAGCGGGCGTAGAAGGACCCGGCCTGGGGGTCGAAACAGAGTTCGATTTCCCCGCGGTTGAGCGCCTCGCCGTAGGACGCTCCGAGGATCGGCAGCAGCAGCCTCGGTTTCGTGCGATGCGGCAGCATATCCCAGTCGATGTCGAATGAACTGGCGAAAGGCGACTTCGGTCCCCACTCGAGGACATCCAGCCACCACGCGTTATCGGCACCATGCACGCCCATATGGTTTGGGACGAAGTCGAGGATCAGGCCGAGATCGTTGGCCTTCAGCGCCGCACTGAATCGTTCGAATCCGATGTCGCCGCCGAGCTCCGGATTGAACGTCGTGTGATCGACCACGTCGTAGCCATGGCTGCTTCCCTGGCGCGCTTTCATGAATGGCGAGACGTAGACATGGCTGATGCCGAGCGACTTCAGATAGGGAACGACCGCAGCCGCATCCTCGAAACGAAAGGCAGCGTTGAGTTGCAGACGATATGTGGCGATAGGCACAGCAGGAGGCATCACTGTCCTCCGATCACCCAGAACGCAGACCACGGCGGCAGCCGTTCAGGCGGATGGCCGCCCCAAATCGGTCGGCCGCGTATGGGCAGATGGATCCGTGTTGCAAGTCTCGGCGAGATATTCGCAAGCAGGGTCAGCGCTTCCCCCTTGGCCAGCCGCCACTCCGCATGCAGCGTGCGATCGGGTTGGATATCGCCTTCGCCGAAGCTAGCCTCCTTCACGCGCGGTATGATCTCAGTGCGGCGTACCGCAAGAAGCGCCGTCACCAAAGCATGCCGCTCCCGCTGCGTTGCGTCGCGCTGGTGCCAATGCAGTTTTGCGGACTGGAACGTGGAGTCAGCCAAGGGATCGGGTACCTCGTTGCCATACGCATCATAGGCTTCCGCGAATTCGATGCGCCGTCCGCGGCGGATGGCGTCTGCCAGCTCGCCGTGGAAGTCGCAGAAGAACGGGAACGGCGTACGTGCGCCAAACTCCTCACCCATGAAGAGCAGTGGCGGCATGGGCGACAGCAGCGTGATCGCGAGTGCAGCTTCAATCGCTTTCGGGTCCGCCGACCATTCCAGTCGGTCGCCCAGGGCGCGATTGCCGACTTGGTCGTGATTCTGCAGGAAAGTCACGAACGCTGCAGGCGGCACTCCCTTCGTTGGTTCGCCCCGTGACTGCCCGCCTCGATGGGCCGATGCCTCGCCCTGATAGGCGAAGCCGCTCTTGAGCATGCGGGCGATCAGCCTCTCCGGACTGCGCGCATAATCGATATAGTAGCCGTGCGTTTCGCCTGTCAGCAAAACATGCCAGGCGTGGTGATAGTCGTCGTTCCATTGGGCGCTGAATGGTGCCGCTGACGCAGGCTCGGCTGGCCTGATGAGCGATGCACGGTTGTCGTCATTCTCAAGAACGAGATGAATGTGGCGGCGGGTTTCAGCTGCGAGCCTGGCTACGGCTTGGCTAAGCTCGCCCAGCATGGCAAGTCCACCAGGCTCGTGCAGCGCATGCACCGCATCGAGGCGCAATCCGTCGAAGCGATAGTTCTGCAGCCAATGCAGTGCGTTATCGATTGCGAAGGCGCGGACCTCCGAAACTGTGTAGTCGATCGCGCGCCCCCAGGGTGTTTCCGCGTCGTTGAAGAATGACGGCGCGTAGCGCGCAAGATAATTCCCTTCCGGGCCGAAGTGATTGTAAACCACATCCAGGAACACCATCAGGCCCCGCAGGTGAGCCTGATCAACCAAGGTGCGCAGATCATCCGGGGTGCCGTAGGTGTGATCGGGGGCGTACCACAGCACGCCGTCGTATCCCCAGTTGCGCGCGCCCGGAAAATCGGCGAGCGGCATCAGCTCAATGGCGGTAATGCCGGTCCCGACCAGATCATCGAGCCGCTCGATCATGGCGCGATACGTTCCTTCGGGCGTGAAGGCCCCGACATGACATTCCAGAAAAACGGCCTCGTGCCAGGGGCGGCCGCGCCAATTCTTGGCTTGCCAGCGAAATGCTGCGTGATCAATGACCTCGCTCGGTCCGGATATATCCTCGGGCTGAAATGCGGAGGCAGGATCCGGCACGTCATTGCCGTCATCTACTCTGAAGCGGTAGGTCAGGCCCGCGCTTGCGCCGGGGAGATCGACGATGAACCAGCCCGGGCGGTCGGCCGTGCGTGTCATCACATGGGCGTGGCCTTGCACGATCGCTTCGATCTTGCGCGCAGCAGGAGCCCACAGCCGTAGCGAGACGCCGGTCTTGGTCAGTTGCGGGCCATGCAATGCGGGGGTCATGGCCTGCTCTCGTATACGATGACGCTGCGCGGCGCAGCGGTCGTCACCGTGCCTGCCTTCAGAGACACGGCGCCCGACTTACCGGACGTGGTGTCGAGCCGGAGCGTCCATGTGGGACAGTTGTCGAATTTCGGTAATGTGAAATCAATCGGCTCCGGCGCTGCGTTGAGTACGATGAATAGCGTGGCACCGACCGGATCGAGCGGCCCCAGGGCATAAGACAGAAACCGGCCCTCGGGAAAATTCCAGTCGGCTTCGGTCATTTCCGTCGCTTGCGGCGTGAGCCACAGCGCGCCGAAGCTGCCATCCGGCCGTTTGCCGGTGACCCAATGGCGGGCCCTTAACTGGGGGAATTCCCTGCGTAATGCCGTCAATGTCGCTACGAACGGGGTCATGTCGTCCGGCGTGCCGAGTTGGGTCCAGTCGACCCATCCGGTCTCGTTGTCCTGACAGTAGACGTTGTTGTTGCCGCCTTGGCTGTTACCGACCTCGTCGCCAGCAAGCAGCAGCGGCACCCCCTGGGCCAGCATCAGGCAGGCGAGCTGGTTCTTCCGCAATTGTCGTCGCAAGGCGTTGATGTCTGGATCGTCTGTCGGCCCCTCGTGTCCACAGTTGATGCTGTGGTTATGATCGGAGCCGTCGCGGTTGTCCTCGCCATTGGCTTCATTGTGCTTGGTGTCGTAGGCGTAGAGATCGGCCAGTGTAAAGCCATCGTGGACGGTGATGTGGTTGATGCTCGCGCGTGGCGAGCGGCCATCGTGATTGAACAGGTCGGATGAGCCGGTCATCCGACTGCTGACTTCGCCGATCAAGCTGCCTTCGCCGGCCCAGTAGCGCCGCAGCGCGCCGCGATAGCGGTCGTTCCATTCCGACCATTGTGATGGAAACTGACCGACTTGATAGCCGCCGAGCCCGATGTCCCAGGGCTCGGCAATCAGTTTGGCAGCCGCGAGCACCGGATCCTGACGCACGGCCGTCAGGAACGTGCTGTGCTGGTCGAAGCCGTTCGGTCCTCGCGCAAGAGTGCTGGCGAGATCAAACCGAAAGCCATCAATGTGACAGACCTCGATCCAGTAGCGCAGCGAATCCATGACCATCTGCAGGACCCGCGTGTTTGTGAGGTTCAGTGAATTGCCGGTCCCGGTAAAGTCGTCGTAGTAGCGGCCGCTCTGCGGCGACAGCCAATA
The sequence above is drawn from the Afipia sp. P52-10 genome and encodes:
- a CDS encoding glycogen/starch/alpha-glucan phosphorylase, with the translated sequence MTTNRLVQHAVVQATPLARDVAEIRGAILSKLALMVGREPERATKHDWYVATVLTLRDRIVHRWLQSDRETRREGKKRVYYLSLEFLIGRLFTDALSNLELMPAFDSALRTLGIDLATLKTVEPDAALGNGGLGRLAACFMESMASLAIPAQGYGIRYEHGLFRQLISQGWQEEFPEQWLNSGNPWEFERPDTVYNIHYGGHIRRIEQRSGHQRIEWVPAETLQAVAYDTPIVGWRGKHVNALRLWSARAVDPMQLDTFNRGDHLGAMSEMARAEAISKFLYPSDETAAGKELRLRQEYFFVSASLQDIIENHLRTDGSIRTLASKAAIQLNDTHPALAVPELIRLLIDKYNVSWSEARDISRRAISYTNHTLLPEALESWPIELFERTLPRHLEIIYRLNVDNLLAAEMRRPDDSRYIASVSLIDETGGRRVRMGHLAFIGSHRINGVSEMHSELMQKTVFADLNTLYPNRITNKTNGITFRRWLHQCNPGLTDLVKETCGPIVLDDPFAARQLERFSETRSFQDRFAQIKRQNKIRLAASIADRLSINLDPSAMFDIQIKRIHEYKRQLLNALETIALYQAIRNEPQRDWTPRVKIFGGKAAASYHQAKLIIKLINDIAQRINADRSIRDLLKVVFIPNYNVSAAEVLIPACDLSEQISTAGMEASGTGNMKLALNGALTIGTLDGANIEIRDHVGEENIFIFGMTANEVVKRRGLGLDATDTIRHSAALSGAIDALDAGEFSPDDPSRFAPITHALRHLDYYMVSADFDAYFDAQRRIDRVWGTPQWHAMAILNVARMGWFSADRTIREYAEDIWDVSSDGNKGG
- a CDS encoding autotransporter outer membrane beta-barrel domain-containing protein — its product is MSADRVETRIAASSFAATTGSLLRGVLSSSVGCQRIILAAATTALLPSAQALAQCSPPPPAAVSVSSGSCTDPAFTDRTSPGTVVEVSGTGSYSATSTHLLVTGNGYGAYANSGGTIVLTGTPDSATSLSEITTYGAGSHALYASGGGLITADNTALYTNDAGAYGIGAVGAGSRVTLTESGVNTFGDGAYGAYAASGGTVSLTRADIQTYGTGASAVFADIGGSIILNSLNTFSMGATNASGAVASGVGSSLVLNNTYVNVLSADSVGLFATSGGAIVLNGGAVVTGDYFGGTIIADAPGILARGPGSRIQVSNGATSATYGANSPGIWADAGGRVDFSGYGIFTYQRNSPGAQADGGSTVTLTDTIVRTTGPSSAGLLVRGGSTVLVTGTEVSTGFRVTGGSTPVLQFPDAEVGLEAHGADVAGAGSRLQVQNGKITTNGDGAIGIRASQGGTALVMGGTIATNGADTFTVGGADGARATGSGSSIVLDGTTINTANVNAAGLRAMVGGAIDATDVTVATQGQNAFGAQAQGAGSAITLNRIAIATAGDFAAGIQASNAGSVQVTGGSVSTTGSAAHGITAINGGMLSATGTAIGVSGAGSAAIYLAGSTPSTVSVVGGSLSAASGAIVLAEGGTGTVSINGGTAISPAVVNDRPLLARVTEDAAGNPANLTLNIDGIPALTGDIVVDPSTLVYNLSNSRWAGNLALIGSGNTASVSLTASQWTGDLLADVGNTAGVALAQGSLWTGLARNATQIAIDGSSAWHVTGDSNATGTVTNAGLIQFLARPGAYSTLTAGSYTGSAGSRIGFNTFLGADNSPTNLLVIDGGRASGTTSVLVNNAGGPGAQTVADGIRLVQVTGGGTTATDAFTLGHRVAAGAYEYQLFRGGSTSADDWFLRSYLIDTPTTPSVPETPETPNAPAIPLYRPEVALYAPIPAIGRQMALTTLGTLHERVGEEENIRALTGSGYVNGVWARAIGERTRSRWDGTVDSSANGNLIGVQAGIDIVRTDPYAGGHRDHLGVYGAYTDYSAPSVSGFALGVQNLRVGRLSMAGYSAGAYWTHFGPSGWYVDAVFQGTSYDINARSDYGAGLSTKATGYTASLEAGYPIRFGEGNRWQIEPQAQIVSQTISVDRSSDTYSGVNWSEGNAWTGRLGARLQYTNRDAQGTLWQPYARINLWHAFSGNDSAMFGQSSPAIETRFGGTALEVGGGITARVNQNMSLYGQGSYRWSLDDGRSKQTAAAGTFGVRFNW
- a CDS encoding crotonase/enoyl-CoA hydratase family protein, with amino-acid sequence MPKFSTLSIEADENAPRVARLLLNRPERLNAINDETPEEIQRAVKWAEKNDDIHVIVVEGAGKGFCGGYDLAHYAERKKGHPNQQENHPWDPMVDYASMKENTEQFMSLWRCSKPTIAKVHGHAVAGGSDIALSCDMLIMAEDAKIGYMPTRVWGCPTTAMWTFRLGPTRAKQLMFTGDMIDGRRAADWGLANEAVPIAELEEATMRLANRIAGVPKSHLAMHKLVVNQVMLNMGLEQTQSLATIMDGISRHNPEGLWFRRYAQTYGFKAAIEWRDSGRPIPEGEEAREQVRQMNNDI
- a CDS encoding TetR/AcrR family transcriptional regulator, translating into MSAKLHSQNLESAGQQTRKRLLNAAVECLIEFGVAGTTTLAVQHRAAVSRGALLHHFPSHAELLAATVTELVARNELAVGASRQKSQGIEDPLERVMQALAYAARQPAYLAELELWAVARTDPHLKRVLLTAERRARRDSDRVHEKLFREWSDSEAFQDVMALTQYFIRGLAISENLRSSAIRRDRLIAIWTKSARLMLERNDSHGRYGETSAPR